The segment GAAAAGCCAGATGTTTGAAAGCCTGATTTAATAAGCAGTACATTCACTGTACCAGCTTCTGATATGACTCAAAATCATGACTGGAAAAGAACTTGAGTGCTTGCAGTTGCATGACTCTGCTAAGCCTGCTAGTCAtggtgagaaagaaaaagttttcataTCCTCTGCAACTGAGAGAACTAACAAGACCAATAAATACCAGTACACTGCTAGCCTGTCTTCTGGGCAGCTGCCCTATCTTGCCAGCTGTCCTAAGATTCTGCATATCACGAGTCTTCCCCCCTCTGTTGGTGAGAGAAGCAGGCTCTTCTGCACTGTTAAAACACTCAGTCTCTGTCTGCATTTGCCTGTTTACCTTCCTGCCGGGAAATAGCTTTAAATCCAGGATTTCTACAATTCATACCTAATTTCAGAGTGATATGGCAGTTCTTCCATGTGGAACAACCTTCTGTGCTGTTTTTGTCAGTGGCTTGAGCAGACAGATTAGGGCCATGGTGTTCTCACGCTTGATACTGTTTGTTCTCCCCTGAATGTGTTTCAGCATCTTGAGTTCTTGTATTCTAGTACCTGTCCACGTCATGCCTCTAAAGAATCTGCAGTGAGTTTATGCTGTCATATTTCTGTAGTGTGGGAAAAAAGCGTAGTGAATGACAATCTGTGTGAGATGTACCCTGAGTATGGATTAACTTGGGATAAAGGCTGAAATGAATAAATATATCTGCTTGTTTTCCTTGGAGTCTATCCTTCAAGTTACATATTTAAAATGCCCTACCTAAGAAACCAGTCTCAACCTTAAATCTTTTGTCCATCTCTTATCAAATAATGGCTTCATGGGAGACATGTTCTTAAGAACTTCAGTTCCTTCTCCCATTTCTTACTTGGCACAGGATATTCCACACTGATGATAAACTCATCCTGAGTTTCCCCTTTTAGGATGTTGCTGCAAGATCTCTCTGGGAGATCTGCAttggtggaaaaaaatgcagccttAGTGCTGTgccaggtttttgttttgttttgtttgtgttattGCTGAGAAACTATCAGTATGGTTTCCCAGTTACCTCCAAAAAATACTTCATGGATTGTATAATGTCTGCAGGTTGCTGTGTGGCATACTGGACGTGCATTTTCCCTTGAAGACATGTGAAATCTTACTCTCTGACTATAAAGTGGATTAATTTGGGAGTCAATTTGTCACCTAGCACTACCTGAGCTTTCTCAAGGCATTAAGGAATTGTTGTCTGTATTTGAAGACACATGCTGTGAAAATCAAGTGGAAGATTTCAAACTTCTTTATGTTAGAAttgcagaagaacaaaaaaggacaaattgCAAGCATAAATGTTCTGAACAGAAATTTTCCCCATGTTCTCCTGCTATCACAGGCTTTTTTGGTCTCTAGAATGTGCTTTTTACGTAGGaaggaagaatattaaaaattttgATGACATTGTCATATATAAACAGATTTAGCCTGGTGACTCTGTCCTCCTGACTTCAGCAGAGGAAagcttactaaaaaaaaaatgtaactgactGAACAGCTTCTTTCTTTGGCATGCCTCTTAAATATTTGAAACTCAGAGAAGTCAGACCTTACTATGATACATTCAGAATTTAGAACTTCTCACAATAGAGAATAGGGACAAGTGTTCTTTCAAGCTATACAACATGAGTTGCTACTTGAAGATGTTAATGggcttattttttatttgttgggGTGTgtggtgggttggtttgtttctttgttttttaagaaattgGGTGAATTTTACTTTTGGAAAGTCAAGAACTAATAGTAGTCTTTGAAACAAAGTATAACGTAGGAGAACTTTGAGAtctttttcagctgtttctgctgGTGGCTTGCATTCCTACCAAGTACTGTAGGATCTCACCTGAAGAAGGACCACTATTTATTTTGTAAACTCGGTGTAGTTTGGTATAAACAAATCCTCACAAATGTTTAAGATACATccagaattttcaaaatattttcctggtgatgaaaatgttttggaaaatgaTCAAATGGCTCAAACTGGAAATtgaaatgtaaacatttcatGTACATTTGTTTGATCCAGTCTTTTTACATGTTGGCAAGGCTGTTAAACTGGCAGGGGGGGTCATAGAGGTGCAGTTCTGCAGGGTGATGGCCCTGCCAATTCTAGGCAGAGAGTCTCCATTTCTTTGGTTATGAGTTGTTGAGAGCTGCAGGAAAAGAAGCGTAGCCTCTGACTTAAAACTTGAATGGAGATGGAGCCTTTTATCATGCTGCACCCTTAGGGGGACAGAATTTGATGATGATGACTAGCAATATACCAACATCACATCTAAATTGTAACACTGAATGCATCAAAATCAAAGCTGCTGATGCGATTGTAATACTCCCCAGGATACCCGTCCTGTGCTTTGGCTCGGCCTGCTGTGTGTTGTCCAACTCTGCTGCGCGTCTGCTCCCATCCCTGTGTCTGCTGTTGCCTTTGTATAGCCTTTGCCCTTCAGCTGTGGGAAGATagagggatggaggaaggatgTCTCGTCTGTCTGTCTGAAAGAGTAGACCAGGGCACTGTGGAATGGATAGAAGTTATGGGCCTGGGGAATAAGGTGAAGGAGGCTGACTGCTGTGACTGGATGTCCAGTATGCCAAGGAGAAGAACAGTCTTAGGACTGTCTTGCATATAGAATAATAACTTGAATAAGAAGATGCTGCCATTTCCAGCTTCCTTATTCTAAAAACAATTAATAATATCATGACACTTGTTGGAATATTACGATTTTATATCTATCTGTCTACCAGAAGTCAATGTAATGGTATTGCTATTCATGACTGGACTTCATATTTCCTGACTAATGCTCCTGCTCAGTGGGTGTGAAAATGAATGCCTTTTTTATAAGCAGATTTGACCTCTCTATAGTCCTTATTTGACATATTCCTTTAGCCAGAAAGTTGCtttttttatagaatcatagaatagtttgggttggaagggacctttaaaggtcatctagtccaactcccctgcaatgagcagggacatcttcaagtagatcaggttgctcagagccctgtccgacctgacctggaatgtttccagggatggggcatctaccacctctctgggcaacctgttacagtgtttcaccaccctcattgtaaaaaatttcttccttatatctaacataaatctatcctcttttactttaaaaccattaccctttgtcttaTCACAACAAGCCCTtctaaaaagtccctccccatctttcctgtagcccctttaagtactggaaggctgctataaggtctccccagagccttctcttctccaggctgaacaaccccaactctctcagcctgtcctcacaggggaggtgctccagccccctgatcatcttcgtggcctcttctagacctgctcgagcaggtccgtgtccgtctgatgttgggggccccagagctggacacagcactgcaggtggggtctcatgagagcggagtagaaggggagaatcccctccctcgacctgctggccacacttctcttgatgcagcccagttTTCTCTCACTTGTGGATATTAAGATGTTCCAGCAGCTACAGTATGCCCTGGGGTAGCAGCAGTGAAAGGGCACTCAAAGGACAAGGAAGTAAGGAGAATAGGACCAATATGAAAGAGGCATTTGTAAAAGACAGTCAAAACGGAAAAAGGGAACAGCTTAAAAAGGGCACACAGAAAAAACCAACGGTTTTCTAAGGAAGTAGAAGGAGGAATTAGCTATCATTTAATTACCAGGATTTTGCCAGTGATCAGAAGGCACTTTACtttgaaactttttatttaaaagtgttCAATTGTgtacacatgcatgtgtgtgaaaGGAGGATCTTTTCATGTTGTGAACCAAGATACCAACTTTTCGCTTTTATTCGGATATCAGGTTTAggagtgcatgtgtgtatgttGACTACTAACTGAGttcttataaaatgtttttaagtaaaaaattttAAGCAAGAGCACCAATTGTAGATGTTTACTATTAAAACTTTCTTTGTAGGTTATTGCACTTAAGAATGAACATTGAAGACAAGCTGGGAGGATTATTTCTTAAATGTGGTGGCATAGACCAGATGCAGTCATCCAGGGCTATGGTAGGGATGGGTGCAGTATCTGACCAGTCTGGAGTATCGGGAGAACGGCAAGAGGCAGTGCTTCAAGATCGGACTATGGCGCACCAAGAAATTCTTGCAACAGATGAAGTGTTACAAGAAAGTGAACTTCGACAGCAAGAGATGATTTCACATGATGAACTCATGGTCCATGAGGAGACGGTAAAAAATGATGATGACATGGATACGCAAGATAGACTTCCTCAAGGGCTGCAGTATGCTGTTAATGTCCCTGTAAGCAATTTCTTTGTGAAATATTGGAGAAATTACTAGGAAGCTTGATCTGGTAGTCTAATCCTACTCTGGCAAGAAACTATTAATTGCTTGTTTGGATTTTgattatcaaaatatttatgaatggaTGCTAtttatgaaaatgtcatttgCCTCTGGCTATGGATAAATTTTGCCAATTAAGTATAATCTTTAAGTatctgttttataaatattttataagcagGCTGTTACCATATAATTAATGCGTTAAAATGTgctcttttaaatatatttaatgttcaAGGGTAACTACACACCAGAATAAATAGCGTTATTAAAAGGTGCATACTGTTTATGCTGTTCATAGTACTATTTAGTTTCTTATGCTATAGGAAGCATCTTGTATGTTTTCAAAGTATGTGGACGCTTAGCAGTTGCATTCACACTGCAGGTTGGACTGTGACACTTCATACATGACCATAAATATGCCCCTCCTTGATATCTAACAGAAGGTGTACCTCAGCTTTCCCAGAGAGAATACAGATGACTTCCTTTTGAAAACAGAGCGTCTTTCTGTAATGCAGCACATCATCACTGTTACCCTTCAAACATAAAGGATAATTACCAGGACATTAAAAGTAGATAGCCTTATACATGAAGAATAATCTTCAGAAAGGTAGTATTGTTAAAACACTACTCTGTTAGCTGTAGATCAGGTGGTTCAGGTGTTAGAAAAAATGTAAGAGTATCATGCTCTTTATTAAAGTTTACATTAGATCAAGAaatattctttggaaaaaaacttcattagtactgttctttttttcttaaaaaatacttctgtctTAAATATATAATAAACTGTTCCGTTAAATCTTGCATTGACAACAACACGGACTAAAGTAAAATAGGTATGAAAAACTGAATGGTTTTACAGATGGAAGTGATTTTAATATAAGAACTGATCTCAAAATCACCACaggtcaggaggaaaaaagaccTTGGGAGATGAATGAAAGGATACATCAAAATGTCACTGTAGAAATTAACTATGCCCTTTTTATTTAAGATACTTATTATTCCTTTCActtaaatttctgaaagaatGAAGCCACAAGATAATTCCCTAGAAAAAGGTTTTCTGTTTCAGCAGTTTGTCATCTTCTAAAAttgaaaaattgcttttctgtagtGAGAACCTTACCTGAAACTGGCACTTGGTATCTTAACAGATCAGTGTAAAGCAAGAAATTACCTTTACTGATGCATCTGAACAACAGAAACGAGACAAAAAACAAATACGAGAGCCAGTagatttgcagaaaaagaagaaaagaaaacagcgTTCACCAGCAAAAGTAAGACATTGATTTGGCAAAACCAAGATTAAAAGAACCTGAAGATTTGGTTGACTATGACTAATTTCATTAGCATTTGAAGTAGTTAGGCTGGAAATTGTTTGTTTGCTCAGTAAAGATGCAGTTCTGAAGTTCACCAGAgacccaaaacaaaacctgataTAACAGTGTTTTTCTTTGAACTCTTTTTAGCAACATGAACCCTTGACATATTTTAACATCTGTCTCTCCAGGCAGTTCtctctccaaatattttttttaaattatgagtCAGTAGCTTTGTAGACAATTTATAAATCATTACTCTGTATCTATCTAATAATAGTTGTGCTTTTCTGTGAGCCTGATAATTTTATATGCTTCATGCATAGTAgcgaaaagtttttaaaaagaaatctaaaatggTAGTTTTGAAAATTCTAAAAAGTTtactaatatatataaaataatttaccGGTAGGGAATATTCCTGTGGTCATAATCATCttcatatatgtatttatttatatcaaAAGATTCTTACCATAGCTGCTGGTTTGTTActtcaaaatttgttttgtagATCCATTCATGAAGAGTATGTATCCCTGTATgtctgaaaacaattttcttctatTGAGATGCACTTCAGATAAAACCAGAATCATTTCACCTCATGAGGTAGCAGTGTTATATCTCATAGTAATTCCCCAAATCATTCTTAATCTTCAGACTTAAAATAGAACAGGCTGCTCTGACAGGCAAAAATCAGTTATATGTTATCACACAGCAGCattaaaataagcctactctgaAATCAACCCAGACTGTGTATACATTGAAGGAAGACTCACCCTAACACCAAGAAAAACTCCAAAACCTCCTTTTTGTTGGCCTGGGAGTGGGACCCCTCAGTCCTCCTCAAAGCACTGTCAAAGTAGGTTGCACTTGTAGTATTCTTGGAAAGTTGAGAAGTTGTTTTGGATTGGGTGTGGAAGCAAGTTCCAAATCCTGTGCATCGAGATACTTCTCCCTTTGATAGAAAAAGGAGATCTAGGTTGAGTACGTTCACAGATCACTTCCATGGAAACATGGCAAGGTAGGAGAGGCATGTGTCCCTCTTTCTACAGACAGGTACTTGCATGCTTCCTTTTTATCTCCCAGTCTGTCGGTGTTAGTCTTTTGAGATGACAAAAGATTGAAAAATGATCAGGAGAATTGTTAAACAGGttctttttcagtctctcttccccttttttcaaACTTGTCAGGGTAGGAATGCAGAAAGAAGCTGAAGGACTGACATAGGTGAGAGCCTACTGATTTCCCAGAGTAACGGGGTTGATTTTCCATCCAAACAGCAGCTGGGACTTTTACAAATGGAAGTCAATTAAcatactgaaacatttaaaattttattttatattaacgTAGTAGtcatataaataaaaagtcattAGCTTTTATGAATCCTGGCTACTTTTCCCTCTtccatgcacacaaacacacatgtacacacttacacgcacacacacgcacaagctttttgttgcttttattagGCAAACTGCACTGACAAAGTTAACGTTCTTCATTTAAGAGGTGGTACAATGAATGGATGCACTAGAAGAGCCCAGGTTTAGGATAACTGTGATtaagtgtgttttctgcacaattattttaaaatttcaatatAATATATGAAAAGCATTTCATAACAtgtatttaaatctattttaaataatcagtCGGTGTTTCATTAGCTGTACGTCATTACAGAACAGAGTTTTTATAGTTCTCTATCTGTGACTTACTGGAGCTGTAACATACCAATCTTACAAACGTATGAATGTGCTTGTCCTTCAGAGTGAATGCACAAGAATTTGTTAGCTCAAGACTTTCACTCTTGCTGAGTTTTGATGCAGCAGAATTAAAAATTGTTTAAGTAGATCCTACAGTATTTGCTACTATTGCAGAGATACTATTTCAGTTATTGACTCTCTCTTTCATCACTGTCATTATCATAAAACCTAAAACATTGTAGCTAATCAAATTGCAGATGTGTTTCCCCAgcagacttttattttttgttaataacAAGGGATTAAGCTGTTTTATTTAAGGTTACTTTAAGCTATTCTTTGTAGCTCTGTTTCCATTTAAGTAAGACTTTCGGAAATGTAATTTGTTTACTGGTTTTCTTATTCTCTTGCCAGAGATAGTAGagagtttgggttttggtttttttttttttctttttgacaaatTAGAGAAAACCTGTGATGAGCTTTATTGAATAAGGTAGATatggtgtaatttttttcatttaagttttttCAACTTTATATGAAAATAGCAGTTTTGTTTGACAGCAAAGCAATTGAGTGTGGCAAGGTGAATTCATCAAGGAGATGCTCTAACATGTATATTGAGTGAGCAATACTTTATTGAGTGAAAAACCTGGAAGGGGAGAAGAATAATACTAATTTCTTAGTTGTTtggctttggggttttggtttttaaaatacaattttgccTCCAAGGCAACTGGTATTATGTAGATGTAGATAATTTGTATGACTATACTGGATAAGTTTTAATGCCTTTTAGCAAACATTTACAGTTGTGATTTGAAAAAAGAATATAATCTTtcacttttgctttaaaatatgatTATCCATGGTTCAGTGCCCAGAGGTGGTTTGGTTACATTGCATCCTTTCCAACAGACGGACAAAGTAAACAGTAGCATATAAAGTGACTCAGCTGTGAATAGGGGAGCTCTAAGCTGGTTGTCCACGAGCTGCTTTTGTCTCCGTCCTGTTGAAATATCTCTTAATACACAATGAGGCACAAGTTGGATTGGACTGCAATTGGAAATGTATACTAAAAGCCTAACATATAGCTTTGTAGAAATTAGCATTGTTTTACCTGGaatatttaaattttctgcatcgaaaaaattaatgttttttttttttgtagttaatAAGACATCTTTAGAGGGTAGTGTGAGAAcaaattttactctttttaaaatagaTCCTTACAATAAATGAGGATGGATCACTTGGTGTGAAAACCCACAAATCTCATGTTTGTGAGCATTGCAATGCTGCCTTTAGAACCAACTACCATTTACAGAGACATGTCTTCATTCATACAGGTACTGCTTGACTTCAAATTTGTCTTTTCTACTATATAAAGAGTTGTTTActtatgttaaaaatgttttcagctctATGCGAATTTCAGTTTTAAGAGTGTAGCTAACTTGGCATCTAAGCTTAGAGATTCCATGCACCAAAGTGTCAAAagaataccaggaaaaaaaaaaatcaacatatgtTTAATAAACTGAAGACTTAACTGTTTAcaaggtttcttttctttctttatcagaAAGTAATGGGTTGACTTGTAGCCTAAGTGCCAAAATTGACCCCTTTGTAAAATGTGCTCCGGCTGCTTATTTGCCTGATGAGGTATCTCTCTGGTTCGGAGAAGTGAAAAAGGTACTTACCATTATAATAGCTTGCCAGTATCCTGAATGCAGTCTTATGCCAGCATCGTGATTGATTTTGTTGATGAGGAAATTACAGCCATTTCAGATCACTCTTCCGTGCTAGTCTTAATGTGACTCTTAGGATCATGGAAAGAATTCTGCAGTTCATATACTTAGTAAGGCTAATGTTTTTTGGTATTAGAGTATTTTTGGAATTCGCTCAGATGCTggttttttaatagatattttaataTTCCTCAAAAGTAGTTATCAGAAACAACAGTGTGTAGTTATTAACTTATGGATGTGGAATTATATTGTTCAAGGTGAAAAACCATTTCAGTGCAGTCAGTGCGACATGCGTTTCATACAGAAGTACCTGCTACAGAGGCATGAGAAGATTCATACTGGTGAGTATAGTGCCTTGAGTATCTTTACTGGCGTGCTTAAAAACTGTTTCCCCACTCAGGCAAGGTTTCTGGTAATAAGTATGCAGCCTAAAACCCTGTTGTAGTTTGTTTTAACTTAACAGATgttataaaacttttaaaaataaatcagttctgTGCTTTCAACTTGCTCCACTTTCCTTTGGCTGTAAAGTGAATATAAACTCTAGTAAGCAAATCTGAAAGTAGTATTCTATAAATAACCCCAGGGTAGCAAGTCCTGAAGTTTGTGCATTCATAAAAGTTAAGGTTTGTTAAGCTGTTCTATCTTTTGTTGCATGAGGTTAAATCAGACAATGGGGACTTCCAAATTACATTTCagtagatttatttatttatttatttatttattttggaattTGATGGAAAAGTGCCAGGACTAAAATGGCCAAAATGCCTAACCCCAAAGGTATTAGTATCAGCTTTACTtttcacttttcactttttttttttttttgaaaggtttaATTCAGAACTGTTCTAAAAATAAGAGCCTTAGTTTAAAAATACTCAATATAGGTCAAATAAGGCCCAAAGTTTTAAGCCAAAGTGAGTTAAAGTTTATACATGTTACTTTTTTATCTTCTTGCACCACACAAAACCACATTCTTTAACAGGTTTGGCTTCATTGGGTTTTTGGCATTTTGGTGCATGGCCTTTCAATccctctttaaatattttgtaatatggTCCCTTTGGACTAGATGCCAGTTTCTCAGCctctttttcagaaaagcagagctggtgAATGTGCACAGTGTTTCTTGGCTGTAGCATTTAAATGGATATGAAAGCTACTAACACGCAGtgcagtgtgtgcatgtgtaagagttgagagggagaaaaaactctgcaaaatgaattttcagaGCAGTGTACAGGGAGTTACATGCACAAACACCCTGTTGTTCATGGGATTTTTGTATCCTAGGTTGCCATGAGTCCAGACTAAGTAGGTTTCCTTCAGCCAGTCAGCCACAGAAGAGTCCTCCATTCTTCTGTCCAGTGTCTTTGTTCTGTTCCTAGTCTTTCCTCTGACTCTGAATTGGTGAACCATGCTGCCTCCACGTTGTGTAGATACTATTCTTGAAAAGAATGCTCATTCACTCTCTTCCATCTATCTGcccccacacctccccccccccccccccaaaggcaAAAATTTAAGTGCAGTcttcacatttttcagaagatttttttttttcctaaattaggATTATTCCCTGTACGTGGCTTTCAAAATGAGAGTCTGGGCAATATAGTTAATTAACACTTGactgcaaatattttataaatagatTTAATTATCTCTTTAAATTCAACTTCTAGCTCTAATGAGAATTCTGTGTTGATTGTAAGCTCTGGAGGGAGggtgtggagggggggggggggggcttgcaGGTTTTTTGCCAGTTCTTACATGTACTAGTCTTGTTTAGCAGAGAAAAAGGTGCCATTTAACAAATTAACCATATTGTTATCTGACTTTTTTAGATAACTGTTTTCCTCAGCATCCTGAGGTgtagtttgtttgtttctcagaaaATTGAAGATGGTGCTTGTGTTTCAATTGTTGAATTATG is part of the Strix aluco isolate bStrAlu1 chromosome 6, bStrAlu1.hap1, whole genome shotgun sequence genome and harbors:
- the ZNF148 gene encoding zinc finger protein 148 isoform X4; the encoded protein is MNIEDKLGGLFLKCGGIDQMQSSRAMVGMGAVSDQSGVSGERQEAVLQDRTMAHQEILATDEVLQESELRQQEMISHDELMVHEETVKNDDDMDTQDRLPQGLQYAVNVPISVKQEITFTDASEQQKRDKKQIREPVDLQKKKKRKQRSPAKILTINEDGSLGVKTHKSHVCEHCNAAFRTNYHLQRHVFIHTGEKPFQCSQCDMRFIQKYLLQRHEKIHTVVKIRSLKKRLEQGVKMEPVCAVLSEASSPALVAQ
- the ZNF148 gene encoding zinc finger protein 148 isoform X5, which encodes MNIEDKLGGLFLKCGGIDQMQSSRAMVGMGAVSDQSGVSGERQEAVLQDRTMAHQEILATDEVLQESELRQQEMISHDELMVHEETVKNDDDMDTQDRLPQGLQYAVNVPISVKQEITFTDASEQQKRDKKQIREPVDLQKKKKRKQRSPAKILTINEDGSLGVKTHKSHVCEHCNAAFRTNYHLQRHVFIHTGEKPFQCSQCDMRFIQKYLLQRHEKIHTARCFRKICPGFSLH
- the ZNF148 gene encoding zinc finger protein 148 isoform X6 codes for the protein MNIEDKLGGLFLKCGGIDQMQSSRAMVGMGAVSDQSGVSGERQEAVLQDRTMAHQEILATDEVLQESELRQQEMISHDELMVHEETVKNDDDMDTQDRLPQGLQYAVNVPISVKQEITFTDASEQQKRDKKQIREPVDLQKKKKRKQRSPAKILTINEDGSLGVKTHKSHVCEHCNAAFRTNYHLQRHVFIHTGEKPFQCSQCDMRFIQKYLLQRHEKIHTAPAFVQCSKH
- the ZNF148 gene encoding zinc finger protein 148 isoform X3; the encoded protein is MNIEDKLGGLFLKCGGIDQMQSSRAMVGMGAVSDQSGVSGERQEAVLQDRTMAHQEILATDEVLQESELRQQEMISHDELMVHEETVKNDDDMDTQDRLPQGLQYAVNVPISVKQEITFTDASEQQKRDKKQIREPVDLQKKKKRKQRSPAKILTINEDGSLGVKTHKSHVCEHCNAAFRTNYHLQRHVFIHTGEKPFQCSQCDMRFIQKYLLQRHEKIHTVVKIRSLKKRLEQGVKMEPVCAVLSEASSPALVAQVSCLLHSVFPFSHQGWSSGSGHPGCSIWSSS